Proteins from a single region of Lampris incognitus isolate fLamInc1 chromosome 16, fLamInc1.hap2, whole genome shotgun sequence:
- the lingo2b gene encoding leucine-rich repeat and immunoglobulin-like domain-containing nogo receptor-interacting protein 2b — protein MMEGKVGRRVMQQQALHCCHLFLFWAVLLLLASFALSCPPRCDCSAQSKSVSCHRKRLPAIPEGIPIETRVLDLSKNKLRSITPDNFSSFQQLEELDLSDNLISVVEPGSFRSQFALRSLIFRSNLLQLVPAGVLSGLTNLTRLDLSHNRLVVLLDHGFQDLHRLTSLEVGDNELVFISQRAFTGLLGLNRLTLEHSNLTVVPTDALAHLHNLIELRLRYLSISFLKPYSFKRLARLRQLEIDYWPWLDTVPYLSLHGLNLTTLSITNTNLSAIPGPALRNLPYLTHLNLSFCRIQYIQQGDLGQFSHLLEFHLKGVQLASIEPLAFVGLKSLQLLDVSQNHLNSLERGVFASPDTLQRLYLGSNPLVCDCRLLWLLNGYKPPSLQFLDVQPECSAPEPLLGKLLRDLREPLVSRYVTCTRPRVGPNITQLLMADEGQPAHLSCTAEGMPQPTIAWVTPHRRYITAKSSGRVKVQADGTLEIETAELHDSGVYLCIATNAAGNASLSASLAVKGLVISDRLPYSNRSSNYLTDSNSTWGNGMVLYNMTVPIDLKTIIISTAMGCLSFLGVVIFCFLLLFAWSRGKGHHKSNFDIEYVPRKSNGTAAEVTETSGPRRVNMKMI, from the coding sequence ATGATGGAGGGCAAAGTGGGTAGAAGAGTCATGCAACAACAAGCCCTGCACTGTTGCCACCTCTTCCTGTTTTGGGCTGTGCTGCTCCTCCTGGCCAGCTTTGCTCTGTCCTGCCCTCCCCGATGTGACTGCTCTGCCCAGAGTAAGTCGGTCAGCTGCCACCGCAAACGCCTACCTGCCATCCCGGAAGGCATCCCCATCGAGACACGTGTCCTGGACCTCAGCAAGAACAAGCTACGGAGCATTACACCAGACAACTTTTCATCCTTCCAGCAGCTGGAGGAGTTGGATCTCAGTGACAACCTCATCAGTGTGGTGGAGCCCGGCTCTTTTCGCTCTCAGTTTGCTCTGCGCTCACTCATCTTCCGCAGCAACTTGCTCCAGCTGGTTCCCGCCGGTGTCCTTTCCGGTTTGACAAACCTCACACGCCTTGACCTCAGTCACAACCGCCTGGTTGTTCTGCTGGATCATGGCTTCCAAGATCTGCACAGATTGACATCTTTAGAGGTGGGGGACAATGAACTGGTTTTTATCTCGCAGCGGGCCTTCACAGGATTACTAGGACTTAATAGACTGACCCTAGAACATTCCAACCTGACAGTGGTCCCCACTGATGCCCTTGCACATCTGCACAATCTGATTGAACTGCGCCTGCGCTACCTGAGCATTAGTTTCCTGAAGCCGTACTCCTTCAAGAGGCTAGCACGTCTCCGCCAGCTAGAGATCGATTATTGGCCCTGGCTCGATACAGTGCCATACCTTTCACTGCATGGCCTCAACCTTACAACGTTGTCCATTACCAACACGAACCTGTCTGCCATTCCTGGTCCAGCATTGCGCAACCTGCCCTACCTCACACATCTCAACTTGTCCTTCTGTCGTATCCAGTACATCCAGCAGGGAGACCTCGGTCAGTTTTCACATCTGCTTGAATTTCACCTGAAAGGTGTACAGTTGGCATCCATTGAGCCTTTGGCATTTGTGGGTCTCAAGTCTTTGCAGCTACTGGATGTCTCACAGAACCACCTAAACTCTCTGGAGAGGGGTGTGTTTGCCTCACCAGACACCCTCCAGAGGCTCTATCTGGGTAGTAACCCTTTGGTGTGTGATTGCCGCCTACTTTGGCTGTTGAATGGCTACAAGCCCCCATCCCTGCAGTTCCTAGATGTCCAGCCCGAGTGTAGTGCCCCTGAGCCGCTTCTGGGTAAACTTCTCCGTGACCTCCGGGAGCCCCTGGTTTCCAGGTATGTGACTTGCACCAGGCCGCGGGTTGGACCAAACATTACCCAGCTGCTTATGGCTGATGAGGGGCAGCCTGCCCACTTAAGCTGCACAGCAGAAGGAATGCCTCAGCCCACAATTGCCTGGGTTACACCTCACAGACGCTACATCACAGCCAAGAGCAGTGGTAGGGTGAAAGTCCAAGCAGACGGCACCCTGGAGATCGAGACTGCAGAGTTGCATGACAGTGGGGTGTACCTGTGTATCGCCACCAATGCTGCTGGCAACGctagtctgtctgcctctctagcTGTGAAGGGCTTGGTAATCAGTGACAGATTGCCGTACAGCAACAGAAGCTCAAACTATCTGACAGACTCTAACAGCACCTGGGGGAATGGAATGGTACTGTATAATATGACAGTCCCCATAGACTTGAAGACTATCATCATATCTACGGCTATGGGCTGTCTGTCCTTCCTGGGTGTGGTCATCTTCTGTTTCCTGCTTCTGTTTGCCTGGAGCCGAGGGAAAGGCCACCACAAGAGCAACTTTGACATCGAGTATGTCCCACGCAAATCCAATGGGACGGCAGCCGAGGTGACAGAAACAAGTGGCCCACGAAGGGTCAACATGAAAATGATTTGA